Proteins co-encoded in one Candidatus Omnitrophota bacterium genomic window:
- a CDS encoding prepilin-type N-terminal cleavage/methylation domain-containing protein, with product MTSITGNKRSRGFTLVEIMVTAAVLSFGLVCVYQALFICLDTFKYCDNYLNALPQANEKMWLARDALESSGPDAILETEGNFTVGKKDFELDLSYFLADESEYLYQVTQDVKWKAGIRGVGFSRTAYARYDQNKTK from the coding sequence ATGACGTCAATAACTGGGAATAAAAGATCGCGGGGTTTCACCCTGGTGGAGATAATGGTCACAGCCGCGGTCCTGTCTTTCGGACTGGTCTGCGTGTACCAGGCTTTGTTCATTTGCCTGGATACGTTTAAATACTGCGATAATTATTTGAACGCCCTGCCGCAGGCGAACGAAAAAATGTGGCTTGCCCGGGACGCGTTGGAGTCATCGGGTCCGGATGCCATATTGGAGACTGAAGGTAATTTTACCGTCGGCAAGAAGGATTTTGAATTGGATTTAAGTTATTTTCTGGCAGATGAAAGCGAATATCTGTATCAGGTAACCCAGGATGTCAAATGGAAAGCCGGTATAAGGGGCGTCGGGTTTTCCCGGACCGCCTATGCGAGATATGACCAGAACAAGACAAAATAA
- the gspG gene encoding type II secretion system major pseudopilin GspG gives MSYSKKGFTLIELMLVVMIIGALAAMVMPRFTGRGEQARTTAAKVDIQSNIATALKLYELDNGEFPTNEEGLGALLNKPASSNTWHGPYLEKKPVDPWGREYKYRYPGEHRTNDYDLYSLGRDGIESSDDVNNWE, from the coding sequence ATGTCATATTCTAAAAAAGGGTTTACTTTGATCGAGCTTATGCTGGTGGTTATGATTATCGGCGCGCTGGCGGCAATGGTTATGCCCAGGTTTACCGGCAGGGGCGAACAGGCCCGGACGACAGCTGCCAAGGTGGATATTCAATCCAACATTGCCACAGCCCTGAAGCTTTATGAACTGGATAACGGGGAATTCCCCACTAACGAAGAAGGCTTGGGCGCCTTGTTGAACAAGCCCGCCAGCTCCAATACCTGGCATGGGCCGTATCTGGAGAAGAAGCCCGTCGACCCCTGGGGCAGGGAATATAAATACAGATATCCCGGAGAGCACCGGACCAACGATTACGACCTTTATTCATTAGGCAGGGACGGGATTGAGAGCAGCGATGACGTCAATAACTGGGAATAA